A genomic segment from uncultured Marinifilum sp. encodes:
- a CDS encoding TonB-dependent receptor, whose amino-acid sequence MINLNKSLGRYLLFTLFVILSCSFGVKAQELVVKGVVTSSEDGLSLPGVSVVIKGTTTGTVTNFDGEYSINAAMGDVLHFSFIGMSDQDITVSKAELDVTMSADVVGLDEVIAIGYGTTTKRKSVGAISTMKAEKLEQTPFQNVGSALQGQVAGLVVENSGGGPGSTPSISIRGGGTPLFVIDGVISSEQDFNALNSDDIETISFLKDAAATAVYGSRAGNGIVLVTSKRGKQGKIKVNYSYNYQLSEPTTLPDMMNSYDYALLQNAASQYDGTIPTFTNEELETIKNHSDLDTYPDNNWPDLTLKNFATEQRHNLSLTGGSERTNYFVSLGYIDQGGILKSDAVNYERFNIRSNVNTKFDKIGLEVGVNINASIEKYREPSAGMYSIWRAINQNTSPLYRAYNEDGTLAGGGNGDHPIAISSKDAGYTKTRDKFINAQFSAKWKVPTIEGLKLGVMANYRDGDGWEKTWTKNVPLYMQDGSLMTQPAPSLSVGSYYKDKLYFESSINYSNTFGKHGVDATFVYNQTTSTTENMSAFRRDFQSGAVDQLFAGAVDGKDNYGNESESANAGYVFRVKYDYNYKYIFELSGRYDGNDNFAEGNKWGFFPAASVAWNVSEESFMQELNDKNIFNSLKFRASYGETGVVSGVNRFGYIPVYNLESSTYSIGGNMVNGYSEGDLVNPDELTWYTRKSFNTGIDFSSLNNKLSGSFEYFFYKTTGYLVSPKDTYSQALGKDLPQIKSDSEHRRAGYELSLRYKGNVGELKYELGVNYSYFNQLWKQLDTEDEATLLNPYTRITNRQDYWDGGLVYISDGLYQNADEILNSSRLPGSTQTQGGDIRYQDVNGDGKIDEQDKRLIAMPSQPHGNYGIDFSLKYKGWSMSGLFQGTGDRYLAFDNFMVVEAKRRTYDYQLDYWTPDNPDALYPRVSHLEGVNGGNNSNADNLSDFYLKNAKYFRLKNLQIGYDLKHSVLANVPWLSTCKLYVSGTNLFTISDVKDYFDPEQKSSAGTMSYGYPVQRTYSFGINVGF is encoded by the coding sequence ATGATAAATTTAAATAAGAGTTTGGGGCGATATTTGCTCTTTACTTTATTTGTTATACTGTCTTGTAGTTTTGGAGTAAAAGCTCAGGAACTTGTGGTGAAAGGAGTGGTTACTAGTTCCGAAGATGGATTGTCTCTTCCGGGAGTTAGTGTTGTAATTAAAGGAACAACTACTGGAACAGTTACAAATTTCGATGGTGAGTATTCTATTAACGCTGCAATGGGTGATGTTCTTCATTTTAGCTTTATTGGAATGAGCGATCAGGATATTACCGTTTCAAAAGCCGAATTGGATGTGACAATGAGCGCTGATGTAGTTGGACTTGATGAGGTAATTGCAATTGGTTATGGTACTACTACCAAAAGAAAATCGGTAGGTGCAATTTCAACCATGAAAGCTGAAAAATTAGAGCAAACACCATTTCAAAATGTTGGTAGCGCCTTGCAAGGACAAGTTGCAGGTTTGGTAGTTGAAAATAGTGGTGGAGGACCAGGATCGACACCATCTATCTCCATTCGTGGTGGAGGAACTCCTTTATTTGTTATTGATGGCGTAATTTCATCGGAACAAGATTTTAACGCTTTAAATTCTGATGATATTGAAACAATAAGTTTCCTGAAAGATGCGGCTGCAACTGCAGTTTATGGATCGAGAGCTGGTAATGGTATTGTTTTGGTTACATCGAAAAGAGGTAAGCAAGGTAAAATTAAGGTTAATTACTCTTACAATTACCAGTTAAGTGAGCCCACTACTTTACCCGACATGATGAATTCTTATGATTATGCATTGCTTCAGAATGCAGCCAGTCAGTACGATGGTACAATTCCAACATTTACGAATGAAGAATTGGAAACTATTAAAAATCATAGTGATTTAGATACTTATCCCGATAATAACTGGCCAGATCTAACTTTAAAGAATTTTGCAACTGAGCAACGTCATAACTTATCTCTTACCGGAGGTAGTGAGAGAACCAACTATTTTGTTTCTCTGGGTTATATCGATCAGGGTGGTATTTTAAAGAGTGATGCTGTAAACTATGAGAGATTCAATATTCGAAGTAATGTAAATACTAAATTCGATAAAATTGGGCTAGAAGTGGGAGTGAATATCAACGCTAGTATAGAAAAATACAGAGAGCCTTCTGCAGGAATGTATAGCATTTGGCGTGCCATAAATCAGAATACAAGTCCACTGTATCGTGCCTATAACGAAGATGGTACATTAGCTGGTGGTGGTAATGGTGATCACCCAATAGCAATCTCAAGTAAAGATGCTGGTTACACAAAAACGAGAGATAAATTTATTAATGCTCAGTTTAGTGCCAAGTGGAAAGTTCCTACTATTGAAGGTTTAAAGTTAGGTGTTATGGCTAACTATCGCGATGGCGACGGATGGGAAAAAACCTGGACTAAGAATGTGCCATTATATATGCAGGATGGTTCTTTAATGACACAGCCAGCTCCATCTTTAAGTGTGGGTTCATATTATAAGGATAAATTGTATTTTGAGTCGAGCATTAATTATTCGAACACTTTCGGAAAACATGGGGTTGATGCAACATTTGTTTACAATCAAACAACAAGCACTACTGAAAATATGTCTGCTTTTCGTAGAGATTTCCAATCGGGTGCAGTAGATCAATTATTTGCTGGTGCTGTTGATGGAAAAGACAATTACGGGAACGAATCGGAATCAGCCAATGCAGGTTATGTATTTAGAGTAAAATACGATTACAATTACAAGTACATTTTTGAGTTAAGTGGTCGTTACGACGGAAACGATAACTTTGCCGAAGGTAACAAGTGGGGATTTTTTCCAGCTGCATCTGTTGCATGGAATGTTTCTGAGGAAAGTTTTATGCAAGAACTAAACGATAAAAATATTTTTAACAGCTTAAAATTCAGAGCTTCTTACGGAGAAACGGGTGTTGTTAGTGGTGTTAATCGTTTTGGATATATTCCAGTATATAATTTGGAATCGAGTACTTACAGTATTGGTGGAAATATGGTGAATGGTTATTCAGAAGGTGATTTGGTAAATCCTGATGAATTAACATGGTACACAAGAAAATCATTTAATACTGGTATCGATTTCTCATCGCTAAATAATAAACTTAGTGGTTCGTTCGAGTATTTCTTCTACAAAACAACAGGTTACTTAGTTAGTCCTAAGGATACTTATTCTCAAGCCTTAGGGAAAGATTTGCCTCAAATTAAATCTGATTCTGAGCACCGTAGAGCAGGTTATGAACTATCTCTTCGTTACAAAGGAAATGTTGGCGAGCTAAAATATGAGTTAGGCGTTAACTACTCCTACTTTAATCAATTGTGGAAACAGTTAGATACCGAAGATGAAGCTACACTGCTTAATCCTTATACAAGAATTACAAACAGACAAGATTATTGGGATGGTGGATTAGTGTATATATCAGATGGTTTATATCAAAATGCTGATGAAATTTTAAACTCGTCTCGTTTACCAGGTTCAACACAAACTCAGGGTGGCGATATTCGTTATCAGGATGTAAATGGTGATGGTAAAATTGATGAGCAGGATAAGAGATTGATTGCTATGCCTTCTCAACCTCATGGCAACTATGGTATCGACTTTAGCTTAAAGTATAAAGGATGGTCGATGAGTGGATTATTCCAGGGTACAGGAGATAGATATTTGGCATTCGATAATTTTATGGTGGTTGAAGCAAAAAGACGTACTTACGATTATCAGTTAGATTATTGGACTCCTGACAATCCAGATGCATTATATCCAAGAGTATCTCACTTGGAAGGTGTGAATGGAGGTAACAATAGTAATGCAGATAATTTGTCTGATTTTTACCTGAAAAATGCCAAATACTTTAGATTGAAAAATTTGCAAATTGGATACGATTTGAAACATAGTGTGTTGGCTAATGTGCCTTGGCTTTCAACATGTAAGCTATATGTAAGTGGTACCAATTTGTTTACCATATCCGATGTGAAAGATTATTTTGATCCGGAACAAAAATCATCTGCAGGAACTATGAGTTACGGATATCCGGTACAGCGTACTTATTCTTTCGGTATTAATGTTGGATTTTAA